AATACACGCCCGAACCCATCGCACTCATGTCCACCGCCATTTCATAATAACCCGGCTCGCGAGATTTGTTCTCTTCCAATACTAAAACTTCCCGTCCCATCATATCAAAAATTTTCAGAGTCACTTGCCCTGCTGCTGGAAGTTGGTAGCGAATCGTGGTGCTGGGGTTGAAGGGATTGGGATAATTCTGATGCAGCGCAAAAGCCGTGGGCACAGCCAGCATGCCTTCAGTGTGTTTGTTGATGAAAAAATCATTACCGGCGATGATCGCGAGCATTTTAACGCCGGATTCAGGAATGCGAATCGTTGAAGCGAATTCTTTGCGGAGATTGCGCACAATTTTCGTTGTCTCATCCACCAGCAGAATTTGCCAATCTTGCGGAACGGTTTCGATATGCGCAAAGCTGAGTTGCACGGCATGCGTCGCTTCGCCTTTGACGGCGATTTCCCAGCGCTGGCCCTCGCTTTCCATCCCACGAAAGTCCGCGGTTAATTCAACCGGAGAATTCCACGCCGCATGCGGAAAGCTGAATCCGATGCCTTCCAGCAGGAGCTGCCAGGCAATTTCGCCTTCCACCTCGCTGTGAAAAATTCCATTGTGCTACACCCCAACGAAAGAGGCGTCCCTGCGCCCCCAGCAACGGACGACATTCGCCTGCCGCGGCGTGGCGGCGGGCGCCCATGCAAGTCTGGCGTCACTGCTGCGATAGAGCGCGCCATTAGATTCGGCAAAAACGAAAGTCGGTTTTTTCGGATCTGTATAGAGCGAACCAATCGATACCTTGCTCTCTCCCGGCCCGTAGGTTCTCCAGACGTCATCACGGTTCTCGAACTGAGCCGATGCTGGCTGGTTGAGCGCCAGGGAGATTACGAAAGCGCTGCAGATTAAGAAAAGGCGCATTTTTTTCATGAGCTTCTCCTGTGAAAAACGTAAAACGTGATACATCATACATGATACCTAAACGTGTCTTACGCGTTACGTTTTACTCATCACGTTTTTACTTCACAAATATCATCTTCTTCGTCGCTTGAAAATTTTTCTCGCCGGCAACGGCAATTCGATAAAAATACACCCCGGAGCCAAGCGCGCTCATATTCGCTACCATTTCATAATAACCCGGCCGCGCGTTGAGGCTATTTCTACTGCCCGCTCGGCAACGCCGGCACCTCCGCCAGCGCCGGCGGCGGTTTCAGGGCGTTGTAGAGAATCGCGCCGGTTGCTGTCAGTGCCGTGGCGCCCGCCGGCAACAGCCAATTTTTGTTTTTCGCCCAATACGACGGCACTTCGAGAAACTGCCATTTTTCTTTGAATTCGATTTTGCCGAGTTTCTCGCCAAGATATTTCAAAACGGTTTCGACATTGTTGGCCGTGGAGAAGCTGCCTGCTTGCAGCTCGGTTTTGAGATTGAGGCCCACCACCTCGCCGTTCTTATTGAACAATGGGCCGCCGCTGTCACCGCTCTCCAGCGAGAGATCGGTTTGAATGAACTGGCCCTCCAAATTCTCGCCGCGAATGTAGCCGGTTTTGGATTGAAAATAATCGCCGACCTGTTGTGAGCGGCCGACGCTGGCAATGGCTTCGGTCGAATCCGCAAAACCCTTTTTGAGCTTTTGAAAATCTTTCGCGCTCCAGAAGAACACCGGTTTGACCGGCGGGCAATTTTCTGCAACAACGACGATGGCGAGATCCAGTGTGGCATCTTGACTGCCCGGCAAAGGTTGGCCGATGATGCCGCTTTCCTCATAGCCGGCAATTTCGACGCTGAACTCACTCTCGCCTTCAATCACGTGATGCGCGGTCAGGAAATAGCCGGCGTTTTGTTTGTCGCGGCCAATAAAAAAGCCGGCGCCGGGCTTGCCGGTTTCGAGCGTGGCGGTGCTGGCACGGACTTTTTCGATGGCATACTGCGAAGGGAAAACCTCGTTCCAGGTGGGAAAAAGATCCAATTTCTCCGCGGCGAACGTGTGCGCCGCGAATTGCAACAACTCGGAGATGACAATCGCGTGATGCGTGCCATCGGCATTCTGGCGCGCAATCAGGCCGAGGACTTTGCCTTCGCCGTCGAAAACCGGCATCCCCGCAAGCGTCCCGGCCGCAAGGCCGGAGACGGTGAAGGCTTTGTCGTCATCTTGAAACGCAACGAGGCTGGCGCGCTGCAAATCCTGGAGCGATTGCGCATTTCCCAGTGTCCATAAAGGCGTGCTTTGCGCTCTGCGCAGATCAGGGTGTTTGGTGATGGGGATTAAATCTTTCGTTGACGTTTTGATGCGATAAAGCGCGACGCCCAGATTATCGTCTGCCCGCAAGCGTTCGGCCTCGTATTCTTTCGTCTTGCCGTCCAGCGCGGTGAAGCGAACCTTGACCTCGAGTCCGACCGCAAGCTGATTGAGCGCCAACAGATAAATGAATTGCTTGCTGCGCGCACCAGCAAGGTAAAGTCCAAAGGAAAAATTCCGGCCGTCGCTCAACAGCGCGAAGCTGTCTTTGATTTTGGGGAGAATCTCCGCGGCTTTTTTTTCTTGTGTCAAAGCCGGGGGCAGATGTGTTAAGAGAAAAAAAGACGCAAGCAGAATGATTTTCTTGGGCATGATCGTTCTCCTCATGTCTGGTTGGCTGGCAAA
This candidate division KSB1 bacterium DNA region includes the following protein-coding sequences:
- a CDS encoding T9SS type A sorting domain-containing protein, producing the protein MEGEIAWQLLLEGIGFSFPHAAWNSPVELTADFRGMESEGQRWEIAVKGEATHAVQLSFAHIETVPQDWQILLVDETTKIVRNLRKEFASTIRIPESGVKMLAIIAGNDFFINKHTEGMLAVPTAFALHQNYPNPFNPSTTIRYQLPAAGQVTLKIFDMMGREVLVLEENKSREPGYYEMAVDMSAMGSGVYFYRISVAGGQKFQAVKKMLLVK
- a CDS encoding serine protease, translating into MPKKIILLASFFLLTHLPPALTQEKKAAEILPKIKDSFALLSDGRNFSFGLYLAGARSKQFIYLLALNQLAVGLEVKVRFTALDGKTKEYEAERLRADDNLGVALYRIKTSTKDLIPITKHPDLRRAQSTPLWTLGNAQSLQDLQRASLVAFQDDDKAFTVSGLAAGTLAGMPVFDGEGKVLGLIARQNADGTHHAIVISELLQFAAHTFAAEKLDLFPTWNEVFPSQYAIEKVRASTATLETGKPGAGFFIGRDKQNAGYFLTAHHVIEGESEFSVEIAGYEESGIIGQPLPGSQDATLDLAIVVVAENCPPVKPVFFWSAKDFQKLKKGFADSTEAIASVGRSQQVGDYFQSKTGYIRGENLEGQFIQTDLSLESGDSGGPLFNKNGEVVGLNLKTELQAGSFSTANNVETVLKYLGEKLGKIEFKEKWQFLEVPSYWAKNKNWLLPAGATALTATGAILYNALKPPPALAEVPALPSGQ